The DNA region AGCGACGTGCAGCACGATTTCGGAAAGCCCTTGTAGCCCAACGTGGACGGGTAGGCGCCGTGATCGACCATGTAGTCGTGGGCGATGCGGTCCAGTTCGTCGGTGGTCACCCCGGGCGCGACCGCCCGGCCCGCCTCGGCCAGCGCGCCGGCGGCGATCCGACCCGCCACCCGCATCTTCTCGATCACCTCGGGGGTCTGCACCCACGGCTCACTGCCCTCGGCGGCGGTGTCGCGCCCGACGTATTCCGGGCGCGGGATCGACCGCGGCACCTGCAACGTCGGAGAGAGCACACCAGGGGAAAGCGGAGCACGAACGGGCATCACGCCAGCTTAACGCCAGCTGTCAACGACGCCAGCGCAGCGTGCGCCGGGGGCCGCGGATATCCACCGACCCGCAGAACACCCGCCCGGTGAGCACCAGGTGCGGGGTTCCTTCGGCCGGCGGATCGGTGCGGCGGTCGCGGGCACTTCCGCCGTAGACCTCGACGTCGTCGATCGAGGCACTGGCACCGTCGGGCAGTCGGATGTCCACCGACCCGAATCGCATGTCGAGTTCGATGACGACGACCGGGCCGGCGAAGCGCGCCCTGGTCAAGTCCAGGTCGATCGAACCGAGCCGCCGCACCAGTGACAGCCGGGTCGGGACGATCCACTCCCCGTGCCGTTTCAGCGAGCCGGCCCAGCCCCGCAGTTCGACCCGGTCGGCGGCCGATGTGACGATGGCGCGCGGCCCGGGCAGGTCACCGATGAGCGTGTCGAGATCCGAGCGCATCCGGGCCTGCGAGACCTGTGCGGCGCGCTCCTCGAACTCGCCGATGTCGATCAATCCGAGCGATACGGCGTTGTGCAGCCGACGCAGGGTGCCGTTGCGGTCCGCATCGGAGACCCGCAACACCATGTCGTCGTCAGGACCCGTCATGGGTTCTCAATTTACCGGTGCCGAGCCGGGGCGCTCTACAGCAGGAAGTTGTCCGGCAACGAGTCGAACATCACCTTGGTCATGCGCACCGCGTACTGGGAGCTGCCGCCGCCGACGATGAGCGCGGCGAAGGCCATGTCACCCCGGTAGCCGGCAAACCAGGAGTGCGACCCACCGGCGAATTCGGCCTCTCCCGTCTTGCCGAACACCGGCCCGCACCCGGCGATGTCGCGTGCCGTGCCGTCGGTGACCACCAGCCGCATCATCTGGCGCAGGCCGTCGAGGATCTCCGGGCTGACCGGCGGCCCGACGGGGCCGTTGACCGCGGTGGGCCTGCCCTCGATCAGCCGCGGTACCGGGGTGTGGCCGGCGGCGACCGTCGCGGCGGCCAGCGCGACCCCGAACGGGCTGGCCAGCACCTTGCCCTGGCCGAAGCCGTCTTCGGTGCGTTCGGCGAGGTCGACCGTCGGCGGCACCGAGCCGGTGACGGTGGTGATGCCGTCCACCAGGTAGTCCACCCCGATTCCGTAACGACTGGCGGCCTGCGACAGCGCCCGCGGCGGCATCCGGCTGGCCAGCTCGGCGAAGGTGGTGTTGCAGGAATCGGCGAACGCCCGCGACATGGACACCAGGCCGAGGTCGAATCCGCCGTAGTTGGGGATGGTGCGCTGGCCGATGTCGAGCTGGCCGGGACAACCGACCATGGAGTTCGGTGTCGCCATGTCGCGCTCGATCGCCGCACCGGCGGTGACCATCTTGAACGTCGAGCCGGGCGGATACAGGCCGCTGGTCGCGACCAGTCCGTCGGCGTCGGCGGCACCGTTCTGCGCCACGGCGAGCAGCTCACCGGTGGACGGCTTGATCACCACCATCATCGCCTTGTCGCCGCGGGTGTTGACGGCGTTCTGGGCGGCGCGCTGCACCGCACGGTCGAGGCTGATCGTCAGCGACGGCGCCGGCGCGGGCTCGACCTCGTGCAGCACCGCGACATCGACTCCGTTCTGGTTGACGCTGACCACCCGCCAGCCCGCTTCACCGTCGAGTTGGGTGGCGACGGCCTTCTTGACCTCGCGGACCAGCATCGGCGCGAACTGATCGTCGGTGGGCAGGAGGTCGGGGCGCGGAGTGACCAGCACACCCGGCAACCGCCCGATCGCGGGCTGGATGCGGTCGTGATCGGTTTTGCGCAGGGTGATCAGATCCAGTGGGGTCGCCGAGGAACTGGCCTGTTCGGCCAGCCGCTGGGCGTCGCCGAGCTCGTCGTCGAACGGGCGCAGGGTGTCGATCACGGCGCGCGCGGTGTGGATCAGGTTGGCGCCGGCCCGGGTCGCATCCAGCTGGTAGTGGTACACGTAGCCGGGCACCAGCACATCGGTGCCGCCCACCTCGTTGACCGCGGCGCGGCGCGGCGGATCGGCCCGCAGCGCGAAGGTCTGATGCTCGCCCAGTTTCGGGTGCAGGCCGGTCGCCGTCCAGCGGACCGCCCAGCGGCCTTCGTTGCGGACCATCTTCAGTTGTCCGTCGTAGGCCCAGGTCCGGTTCTTGGGCAGCCGCCAGGTGTAGCGGTAGGACACGTTGCCGGTGTCGTCGGTGTAGCGCGAGCCGAGGACCTGAGCGTCCAGGTGTTCGGCCTGCAGGCCCGCCCAGGCGGCGTTGAGCGCGCTGCGGGCGGTCGACGGATCGTCGCTGAGTTCGGCGGCCGTCTCGGTGTCGCCGGTGGCCAGAGCGGCGAAGAACCGTTCGGCCACCGGGGCGGGACCGTCGGGGCGCGGAGTACAGGCCGTCATGCCCGCCGCGGTGATCAGCACCGCGAACAGACCCGTTACGCGTGTGACGAATGTGCTTGCAGTTGTCATTGAGGCTGATGTTAAAGACTGGAGAGGTCACGGGCGTGGAGGCGCACCGAGATCACTTCGTGTCCCGGTCGAGATATGACGAGATTCCGGCGGCCCGGACCCGGATCAGTCGAGCAGAACCGTCGCGAAGGTGCCGGTCTGGGTGAAACCCACCCGCTCGTAGGTGGCCCGCGCCACCGCGTTGAAATCGTTGACGTAGAGGCTGGCTATCCGTCCGGTACCGACCAGCACCGCGGACAGCATCGCGGTACCGCGGGCCCCGAGCCCGTGCCCACGCCGGTCCGGGTGCACCCAGACACCTTGGATCTGCCCCACACTCGGCGACTGTGAGCCGACCTCGGCTTTGAAGACGACTTCGCCGCGTTCGAACCGCGCCCAGGCGCGGCCCGCTGTTATCAGATTGGCCACCCGGCGGCGGTAGGCCCGACCGCCGTCACCGGCCCGCGGATCCACCCCGACCTCGCCGATGAACATGTCGACCGCCGCCACCAGGTACGCGTCGAGTTCGTCGGGTCGCACCTGACGCACGTCCGGATCCATCGCGCACGAGGGCATGGTGCGCAGTTCCATCAGCGGCTGATTCTCCCGCACGTCGCGAGCCGGGCCCCAGGCGTCGGCGAGGCGCTGCCACATCGGCAACACCAACTCGGCCCGGCCGACCAATGACGAGCAACGCCGGATCGCGCCCACCGCCTTGTCCGCGAAGGCCGCCAGATCGGCCGGCGCGCCACGCAGTGGAATCAGGTTGGCCCCTGCGTAACACAGGGATTCGGTCACCGCGCCCCGCGTCCAGAGCTCCCCGCCGATCAACCGGGGATCGACGCCGTGGTCGGCGACCCGCGCCGCGACCATGCAGGAACCGACCGGATCCTCCTCGAGCACCCGCCAGACCGCAGCCGCATCACGCGCAACGGTTACCCGTTGCTGATCGAGCCGAAAATCCGGCAGCGCCGACATGGTGATTCAGCTTACGGCGACGGTGGGCGAACCGCCGGGAGTTCCGTCCCCCATCTGCTCGGCCAACCGCATGGCCTCCTCGATCAGAGTCTCGACGATCTGCGACTCGGGGACGGTCTTGATCACCTCACCCTTGACGAAGATCTGCCCCTTGCCGTTACCGGAAGCCACCCCCAGATCCGCCTCGCGGGCTTCACCGGGTCCGTTGACCACACAACCCATCACCGCGACCCGCAACGGGACGTCGAGACCCTCCAGTCCGGCGGTGACCTCGTTGGCCAACCGGTAGACGTCGACCTGCGCCCGCCCGCAGGACGGACACGAGACGATCTCCAATCCCCGCGGCCGCAGATTGAGCGACTCCAGGATCTGGTTGCCGACCTTGACCTCTTCGACCGGCGGCGCCGACAGCGACACCCGGATGGTGTCGCCGATGCCGCGCGACAGCAGCGCCCCGAACGCCACCGCGGATTTGATGGTGCCCTGGAACGCCGGCCCGGCCTCGGTGACGCCGAGATGCAGCGGATAGTCGCACTGCTCCGCCAGCTGCTCGTAGGCGGCCACCATCACGACCGGGTCGTTGTGCTTCACGCTGATCTTGATGTCGCCGAAGCCGTGCTCCTCGAACAGCGACGCCTCCCAGAGTGCGGACTCCACCAGGGCTTCCGGGGTGGCCTTGCCGTACTTGGCCAGGAACCGCTGGTCCAGCGAGCCGGCGTTGACGCCGATCCGGATCGGGATCCCCGCGGCGCCGGCCGCTTTGGCGACCTCGCCGACCCGGCCGTCGAACTCCTTGATGTTGCCCGGGTTCACCCGCACCGCGGCACACCCGGCATCGATCGCGGCGAAGATGTACTTGGGCTGGAAATGGATGTCGGCGATCACCGGGATCTGGCTGTGCCGGGCGATCTCGGCCAGCGCGTCGGCGTCCTCCTGCCGCGGGCAGGCCACCCGCACGATGTCGCAACCCGAAGCCGTCAGCTCCGCGATCTGCTGCAACGTCGTGTTCACGTCGTGGGTCTTGGTGGTACACATCGACTGCACCGCGATCGGATGCTCGCTGCCCACTCCGACGCCGCCGACGTCGAGCTGGCGGGTCTTGCGCCGCGGCGCCAGCGTCGGCGGAGGTGCAGCCGGCATTCCCAGCCCGACGCTCATGAGGCGACTCCTATCAAAACAGTCTGATCGGATTGACCAGGTCGGCGGTGACGGTCAATAGCATGTAGCCGACCACGACCACCAAGACTACGTAGGTGGCCGGCATCAGCTTGAGATAGTTCACCGGCGCCGCGGCGACCTTGCCCCGCGCCGACCGGACCAGGTTGCGCAGTTTCTCGTACAGTGCGATCGCGATGTGGCCGCCGTCGAACGGCAGCAGCGGCACCAGGTTGAGCACACCGAGGATGAAGTTCAGCTGGGCCAGGAAGAACCAGAACGCCACCCACAGACCGTGATCGACGGTGTCGCCGCCGATGATCGATGCACCGACCACGCTGATCGGGGTCTCGGGGTCGCGGGGACCGCTCGGATTGCCGATCGCGTGCACCAGCGCCCCGACCTTGGTGGGGATGTTGGCCAGCGATTTGCCCAGCAGCACGCCGAGGTCGCCGCTGAAGGCGACGGTGGCCGGGACCGCGTCGATCGGGCCGTAGCGGGTCGGCCCGAATTGCGCGGCACCGACACCGATCGCACCGACCGTGGTGGCGACGGCCTCGCGGTCGGCGCCGTCGGCGATCCAGCGCTGGGTGGGGGCCACGTCGACGTAGCGCGTCAACGTGGTGCCGTCGCGTTCGATGACGATCGGGGTACGGCCGTGCTGCTTGCGCACCGCCGCGGCCATCTCGTCGAAGGTCGACACCGAGGTGTCGCCGACCTTGACCACCACGTCGCCGGCCTCGATACCGGCCAGTGCAGCCGGCCCGGGCCCCGTGCAGGTGCCCAGTTCGCCCTTGGCGATTTCCGGTGCCACACATGCCGTTTCACCGATGACGGCGGTGGTGGGTGCGTGCAGGTTGGGCAGGCCCCAGATGACGGCGATGGCGTAGACCATGACCAGACCGATGACGAAGTTCATCCCGGGCCCGGCCGCGAGCACCGCCACCCGCTTCCAGGTGCTCTGCTTGTACATCGCGCGCTCTTGCTCGTCGGGCTCCAACTCTTCGACGGACGTCATGCCGGCGATGTCGCAGAATCCGCCGGCGGGGATCGCCTTGAGGCCGTATTCGGTCTCGCCGCGTCGTGTCGACCACAGCGTGGGCCCGAAACCGACGAAGTAGCGTCGCACCTTCATTCCGGTGGCCCGGGCCACCCACATGTGGCCGCATTCGTGCAGTGCCACCGAAACCAGGATGGCCAGCGCGAACAACGCAATGCCGACCGCGAACATCATCGGGTGCTTCCGACCTTTCTCGTAGCCATCGCCTCGACACTGCGAGCCGCGCGCCGTCTGGCCCAGCGTTGCGCGTCGAGTACCTCATCCACGGTAGCCGGTTGCGCGGACCACTGGTCGGCGGCGCCCAGCACCTCGGCGATGGTGTCCACGATCGCGGGGAAACCGATCCGGCCCGCCAGGAAGGCTTCGGCGGCTTCTTCGTTGGCGGCGTTGTAGACCGCGGTCAGGCAGCCGCCGGTCCGACCTGCCTGGCGCGCCAACTGCACCGCCGGGAAGACGGTGTCATCGAGCGGCTCGAACTCCCAGGTGGAGGCGGCGGAGAAGTCACAGGCCGCCGCGGCCCCGGGCACCCGCGCGGGCCAGCCCAGGGCCAGTGCGATCGGCAGCCGCATATCGGGCGGGCTGGCCTGGGCGATCGTCGAGCCGTCGGTGAAGGTGACCATGGAATGCACGATCGACTGCGGGTGGACGACGACGTCGATGTGCTCATAGGGCACACCGAACAGCAGATGGGTTTCGATGAGTTCGAGCCCCTTGTTCACCAGCGACGCCGAGTTCAGCGTGTTCATCGGGCCCATCGACCAGGTCGGATGCGCACCGGCCTGTTCCGGGGTGACGTGTTCGAGCTGGGCCGCCGAGAGGCCGCGGAAGGGGCCGCCGGAGGCGGTGAGCACGATCTTGGCCACCTCGTCGGCGGTGCCGCCGCGCAGGCACTGCGCGATCGCGGAGTGTTCGGAGTCCACCGGCACGATCTGGCCGGGTGCGGCGGCCTGCAGCACCAGCGGGCCCCCGGCGATCAGCGATTCCTTGTTGGCCAGCGCCAGCCGGGCGCCGGTCTCGAGCGCGGCCAGCGTGGGTCGCAGCCCCAGCGCGCCGACCAGCGCGTTGAGCACCACGTCGGCCTCGGTGTCTTCGACCAGCCGGTTGACGGCGTCGGGTCCCCGGTAGGGGGCGTCGAGCGCGGCACCGACCTGCTCGTTCGCGACGGCGATCCGGCTCACCCCGGTCTCGGCGCGCTGGGCGGCCAGCAGCTCGGGGCTACCGCCGCCGGCGGCCAGGCCGACGATCTCGAACCGGTCGGGGTTCGCCGCGATCACCTGCAATGCCTGGGTCCCGATCGAGCCGGTGGAGCCCAACAGCAGAACTTTGATCCGGCCCGCCGCAGACAAACTCACCTGCTCATTGTGCCCGAGATCAGCCGAGCGGCTCCCCGGCGTAGTCACCGAAGCTCCACAGGTTGCCCTCCGGGTCGCGGACGGTGAACTCGCGGGCACCGTAGTCGGTGTCGGCCAACGGCCGCACCACGTCGGCTTCGCACCGCGTCACCCGCTGATACAGGGCGTCGGGGTCGCCGGTGACGACATAGCCGCCGGCGGTGCCCGGCTCCCGTGACCACACGTTGCCGGGTTTGTGGCTGCCGAGCATGATGCCGCCGCTGCCTTCGGGCCAGATCAGCTCGGCGTGCTCGATGGTGTCGCCGGTGTCGCCGCAGCGGGCGGTGACGACGAAGCCGAATGTGTCGACGTAGTAGTCGATGAGCTTGGGCGCGTCATGTGCCGTCAGGGTCAGCCAGACAGTCGGATTCGAATTGGTCATGACACCACTGTGATCGCGGTGCGTGGCCGCCGTCTTGAATGTTTTGGAACTCCTCGGCCAGCCAGGCCCCGGGCGGGACTCCGGCGAACCTGACGAACTCTCGGGTCAGATGGGCCTGGTCGGAGTATCCGGCCTGGGCGGCGATGCCGGCCAGATCGACTCGACGGTGCCGACGTGCGTCGCCGGCGATCCGGGCGGTCGCGTACTCGAAGCGCATCAGCATCGCCACGGTCTTGGGGGTACGGCCGACTTCCCGCCGAAACAGCGTGCTCAGCTGCCGCCGGCTCAGACCGACCCGCTCGGCGAGAGCACTGACCGGCGCCCGGCCCCGGCTGCGCTGCAGCAACTGCCAGGCATGGGCCACCTCGGGACGCACCGCAGTGCCGGGGGCCTGCAGATGACGCTGCCGCGCCTCGATCAGATACTCCGCCACCACCGCGAAGGCGTCGGGCCAGCGACGCGCCTCGGTTGCCCGCTCGTGCAGTCGCGCCGACGCCCGCCCGAGCACCGGGGCCGCATCGAAATCGGTCACGCTCAATTCGGCGGCAGGCGCCCCGAACAGCACGCGCGACGCCAACGGATGCACCGCCACCTGCACCCCCGCCTGGCCCCGACACTGCCGCACATGGCTGGCCTGCACGTGCAGCCCACCCAGGATGACCGGATTCGGCCGGGCAAGCGGCAAGGTGTCGGCGCTGGCGGCGACCTCGACCCCGTCGTCGAGGCTGATGATGAACACCAACGTCGACGACGGCATCCCCCGATGCGCGGCGTCGGGGACCTCCCGCGTGCGGTAACCCACCATCGACGTCACGCCCGGTGCGCTGTGCGTCGGCGCCACGGCGAAATCACAGACCGGCGGCACATCTGCGGCTTCGCAGCCCATGGCGTCCACGGTAGATCGGGAAAGTTCGGGTATGCCAGAATGTTGCGCAGCAGTTGCCAGCCGAACTTAAGGAGTCGAAGTGGCCAGTACCGAGGTGGAGCGCCACAACGGCGTCGACCCTGTCGAGGTGCCGTCGGCAGCATGGGGCTGGAGCGCGATCAACTACCGCACCTGGCACATCGTGGGACTCGTCCTCGCCGGTTTTCTGCTGCTGATGCTGCGCGGTAACCACGTCGGCCACGTCGAGGATTGCTTCGTGGTGGGCTTCGCCGGGCTGACACTGTTCGTCGTCGTGCGCGACATCATCGGCCGCAATCGCGGCTGGCTGCGCTGACCGCAGTCCCCGTTCCGCGAGATCGGACTGACGCAGAGGCCTAGTCGGCCTTTTCCTGCGTGGTTCCGATCTCGCGGCGTCTTTACCGGGTTTCGGCGGCCAACTGCCCGCAGGCGGCCGCGATCTCGCGGCCTCGGGTGTCGCGGACCGTGCATTCCACGCCTTGGGCGCGCACCCGCTTCACGAACTCCCGCTCCACCGGCTTGGGACTGGCGTCCCACTCGCTGCCGGGAGTCGGGTTCAACGGAATCAGATTGACGTGCACCAACGGCCCGAGCGCCCGGTGCAGCTTCTTGCCGAGCAGGTCCGCCCGCCAGGGCTGGTCGTTGACGTCCCGGATCAACGCGTACTCCACCGACACCCGCCGGCCGGTCACGTCCGCGTAGTAGCGGGCCGCGTCGAGCACTTCGGCGACCTTCCACCGGTTGTTGACCGGGACCAGGGTGTCGCGTAACTCGTCGTCGGGGGTGTGCAGCGACAACGCCAGGGTGACCCCGAGACGCTCGTCGGCCAGTTTGCGAATCGCCGGGGCCAGTCCCACCGTCGACACCGTCACCGCTCGCGCCGAGATGCCGAACCCGTTCGGCGGCGCCGCGGTGATCCGCCGGACGGCGGCCACCACCCGGGCGTAGTTGGCCAGCGGCTCGCCCATCCCCATGAACACGATGTTGGACAACCGGCCCTGATCCCGGTCGCGCAGGTCGACGGCGGCCGCCCGCACCTGTTCGAGGATCTCCGCGGTGGACAGGTTGCGGGTCAACCCGGCCTGGCCGGTGGCGCAGAACGGGCAGGCCATGCCGCAACCGGCCTGCGAAGAGATGCACACCGTGTTGCGGCGCGGGTAGCGCATCACCACCGATTCGAATTTGGACCGGTCATGTGCTCGCCACAACGTCTTACGGGTCTCCCCCGCATCGCATTCGACCTGATTGGCGGCGGTCAGCAGGCCGGGGAACAACGCGTCGGCCACCGAGGAGCGCACCGCGGCCGGCAGGTCGGTCATCTGCTGGGGGTCGGCGATCAGCCGGCCGTAGTACTGGTTCGCCAGCTGTTTGGCCCGAAAGGCCGGCAACCCCAATTCCACGACCGCGGCCACCACACCGTCGGCGTCGAGATCGGCCAGGTGCCGTGGGGGCAGTGCGCGTCGGGGCGCGTTGAACACCAGCTGTTGCGTCATGATCGGTTCCAGTATGCCCGGTGATCAGGGCAGCACGGCGAGCACGATCCAGGTCACCACGGCCGACGGCAGCAGTCCGTCCAGCCGGTCCATCATGCCGCCGTGGCCGGGCAGCAGCCGACCCATGTCTTTGATGCCGAGATCCCGCTTGACCTGGGACTCGATCAGGTCGCCGAAGACCGCGGTCAGCACCAGCAGCACTCCCAGCGGCAGCCCCACCCACCACGGCCGGTGCAGGAACACCACCACCGCGAACACCGCCGCGGCAACGCCGAACACCAGCGATCCGGCGAAGCCCTCCCAGGACTTCTTCGGGCTGATCGCCGGTGCCATCGGGTGCTTGCCGAACAGCACACCGACGGCGTAACCGCCGGTGTCGGAGAACACCACCGGAAACAGCAGGCACAGCACCCGGCCGGGTCCGTCGTCGCGGAAGACCAACAGGGCCGCGAAACTCATGCACAGCGGCACCCAGACGGCGATCAGGATGGTCACCGATGTGTCCCGCAGGTAGTTGACCGGGGCGTGGTCGAGACCCCTCCCGACCAGCCGCCACATCATGGCGAGCACCACGGTGGCGCCGAAAGCACCCAGCACGCCCCGGGCCCCGAACGGCAGCGACAGCCACAGCATGGCCTGCCCGCCGAGCGCCAGCGGAATGAACGGCACGTCGTAGCCGACTTCGCGCAGTCGGCGGGTGATCTCGTGGGTGGCGATCGGAGTCGCGACCGCCAGCAGCAGCACCCAGTACTTCGAGGCGAACAGCAGCGTGTAGACCAGGATCCCGCTCAGCACGACACCCACGACGATTGCCGCCGGGAGGTTACGTCCGGCTCGCGACTGTTTCGGTTGCGACTCCGCGGCGTCTACGCCGGTATCGTTGTCTGCCACGGTTTTTCGCTGCTGTACGGCCGCTAGACCTCCAGCAGCTCGCCTTCTTTGTGTTTGACCAACTCGTCGATCTGGGTCACGTACTGCTGGGTGGAC from Mycolicibacter sp. MU0083 includes:
- a CDS encoding helix-turn-helix domain-containing protein, with product MVGYRTREVPDAAHRGMPSSTLVFIISLDDGVEVAASADTLPLARPNPVILGGLHVQASHVRQCRGQAGVQVAVHPLASRVLFGAPAAELSVTDFDAAPVLGRASARLHERATEARRWPDAFAVVAEYLIEARQRHLQAPGTAVRPEVAHAWQLLQRSRGRAPVSALAERVGLSRRQLSTLFRREVGRTPKTVAMLMRFEYATARIAGDARRHRRVDLAGIAAQAGYSDQAHLTREFVRFAGVPPGAWLAEEFQNIQDGGHAPRSQWCHDQFESDCLADPDGT
- the dxr gene encoding 1-deoxy-D-xylulose-5-phosphate reductoisomerase, producing MSLSAAGRIKVLLLGSTGSIGTQALQVIAANPDRFEIVGLAAGGGSPELLAAQRAETGVSRIAVANEQVGAALDAPYRGPDAVNRLVEDTEADVVLNALVGALGLRPTLAALETGARLALANKESLIAGGPLVLQAAAPGQIVPVDSEHSAIAQCLRGGTADEVAKIVLTASGGPFRGLSAAQLEHVTPEQAGAHPTWSMGPMNTLNSASLVNKGLELIETHLLFGVPYEHIDVVVHPQSIVHSMVTFTDGSTIAQASPPDMRLPIALALGWPARVPGAAAACDFSAASTWEFEPLDDTVFPAVQLARQAGRTGGCLTAVYNAANEEAAEAFLAGRIGFPAIVDTIAEVLGAADQWSAQPATVDEVLDAQRWARRRAARSVEAMATRKVGSTR
- a CDS encoding penicillin-binding transpeptidase domain-containing protein; amino-acid sequence: MTTASTFVTRVTGLFAVLITAAGMTACTPRPDGPAPVAERFFAALATGDTETAAELSDDPSTARSALNAAWAGLQAEHLDAQVLGSRYTDDTGNVSYRYTWRLPKNRTWAYDGQLKMVRNEGRWAVRWTATGLHPKLGEHQTFALRADPPRRAAVNEVGGTDVLVPGYVYHYQLDATRAGANLIHTARAVIDTLRPFDDELGDAQRLAEQASSSATPLDLITLRKTDHDRIQPAIGRLPGVLVTPRPDLLPTDDQFAPMLVREVKKAVATQLDGEAGWRVVSVNQNGVDVAVLHEVEPAPAPSLTISLDRAVQRAAQNAVNTRGDKAMMVVIKPSTGELLAVAQNGAADADGLVATSGLYPPGSTFKMVTAGAAIERDMATPNSMVGCPGQLDIGQRTIPNYGGFDLGLVSMSRAFADSCNTTFAELASRMPPRALSQAASRYGIGVDYLVDGITTVTGSVPPTVDLAERTEDGFGQGKVLASPFGVALAAATVAAGHTPVPRLIEGRPTAVNGPVGPPVSPEILDGLRQMMRLVVTDGTARDIAGCGPVFGKTGEAEFAGGSHSWFAGYRGDMAFAALIVGGGSSQYAVRMTKVMFDSLPDNFLL
- the rlmN gene encoding 23S rRNA (adenine(2503)-C(2))-methyltransferase RlmN, which codes for MTQQLVFNAPRRALPPRHLADLDADGVVAAVVELGLPAFRAKQLANQYYGRLIADPQQMTDLPAAVRSSVADALFPGLLTAANQVECDAGETRKTLWRAHDRSKFESVVMRYPRRNTVCISSQAGCGMACPFCATGQAGLTRNLSTAEILEQVRAAAVDLRDRDQGRLSNIVFMGMGEPLANYARVVAAVRRITAAPPNGFGISARAVTVSTVGLAPAIRKLADERLGVTLALSLHTPDDELRDTLVPVNNRWKVAEVLDAARYYADVTGRRVSVEYALIRDVNDQPWRADLLGKKLHRALGPLVHVNLIPLNPTPGSEWDASPKPVEREFVKRVRAQGVECTVRDTRGREIAAACGQLAAETR
- a CDS encoding GNAT family N-acetyltransferase, whose translation is MSALPDFRLDQQRVTVARDAAAVWRVLEEDPVGSCMVAARVADHGVDPRLIGGELWTRGAVTESLCYAGANLIPLRGAPADLAAFADKAVGAIRRCSSLVGRAELVLPMWQRLADAWGPARDVRENQPLMELRTMPSCAMDPDVRQVRPDELDAYLVAAVDMFIGEVGVDPRAGDGGRAYRRRVANLITAGRAWARFERGEVVFKAEVGSQSPSVGQIQGVWVHPDRRGHGLGARGTAMLSAVLVGTGRIASLYVNDFNAVARATYERVGFTQTGTFATVLLD
- a CDS encoding DUF2631 domain-containing protein codes for the protein MASTEVERHNGVDPVEVPSAAWGWSAINYRTWHIVGLVLAGFLLLMLRGNHVGHVEDCFVVGFAGLTLFVVVRDIIGRNRGWLR
- a CDS encoding VOC family protein, with protein sequence MTNSNPTVWLTLTAHDAPKLIDYYVDTFGFVVTARCGDTGDTIEHAELIWPEGSGGIMLGSHKPGNVWSREPGTAGGYVVTGDPDALYQRVTRCEADVVRPLADTDYGAREFTVRDPEGNLWSFGDYAGEPLG
- the ispG gene encoding flavodoxin-dependent (E)-4-hydroxy-3-methylbut-2-enyl-diphosphate synthase, whose product is MSVGLGMPAAPPPTLAPRRKTRQLDVGGVGVGSEHPIAVQSMCTTKTHDVNTTLQQIAELTASGCDIVRVACPRQEDADALAEIARHSQIPVIADIHFQPKYIFAAIDAGCAAVRVNPGNIKEFDGRVGEVAKAAGAAGIPIRIGVNAGSLDQRFLAKYGKATPEALVESALWEASLFEEHGFGDIKISVKHNDPVVMVAAYEQLAEQCDYPLHLGVTEAGPAFQGTIKSAVAFGALLSRGIGDTIRVSLSAPPVEEVKVGNQILESLNLRPRGLEIVSCPSCGRAQVDVYRLANEVTAGLEGLDVPLRVAVMGCVVNGPGEAREADLGVASGNGKGQIFVKGEVIKTVPESQIVETLIEEAMRLAEQMGDGTPGGSPTVAVS
- a CDS encoding M50 family metallopeptidase — protein: MMFAVGIALFALAILVSVALHECGHMWVARATGMKVRRYFVGFGPTLWSTRRGETEYGLKAIPAGGFCDIAGMTSVEELEPDEQERAMYKQSTWKRVAVLAAGPGMNFVIGLVMVYAIAVIWGLPNLHAPTTAVIGETACVAPEIAKGELGTCTGPGPAALAGIEAGDVVVKVGDTSVSTFDEMAAAVRKQHGRTPIVIERDGTTLTRYVDVAPTQRWIADGADREAVATTVGAIGVGAAQFGPTRYGPIDAVPATVAFSGDLGVLLGKSLANIPTKVGALVHAIGNPSGPRDPETPISVVGASIIGGDTVDHGLWVAFWFFLAQLNFILGVLNLVPLLPFDGGHIAIALYEKLRNLVRSARGKVAAAPVNYLKLMPATYVVLVVVVGYMLLTVTADLVNPIRLF
- a CDS encoding DUF1707 SHOCT-like domain-containing protein, which encodes MTGPDDDMVLRVSDADRNGTLRRLHNAVSLGLIDIGEFEERAAQVSQARMRSDLDTLIGDLPGPRAIVTSAADRVELRGWAGSLKRHGEWIVPTRLSLVRRLGSIDLDLTRARFAGPVVVIELDMRFGSVDIRLPDGASASIDDVEVYGGSARDRRTDPPAEGTPHLVLTGRVFCGSVDIRGPRRTLRWRR
- a CDS encoding phosphatidate cytidylyltransferase, whose translation is MADNDTGVDAAESQPKQSRAGRNLPAAIVVGVVLSGILVYTLLFASKYWVLLLAVATPIATHEITRRLREVGYDVPFIPLALGGQAMLWLSLPFGARGVLGAFGATVVLAMMWRLVGRGLDHAPVNYLRDTSVTILIAVWVPLCMSFAALLVFRDDGPGRVLCLLFPVVFSDTGGYAVGVLFGKHPMAPAISPKKSWEGFAGSLVFGVAAAVFAVVVFLHRPWWVGLPLGVLLVLTAVFGDLIESQVKRDLGIKDMGRLLPGHGGMMDRLDGLLPSAVVTWIVLAVLP